The Salinibaculum sp. SYNS191 genome has a window encoding:
- the rad50 gene encoding DNA double-strand break repair ATPase Rad50, with translation MRFERVRLENFKCYGDADLHLDRGVTVIHGLNGSGKSSLLEACFFALYGSKALNKTLDEVVTIGADGAVVELWFTHAGESYHIERRLSVRDERTHTTKAVLEGPEGTYEGATDVRRRVAELLRMDNEAFVNCAYVRQGEVNKLINASPSQRQDMLDDLLQLGKLEDYRERASQARVGVGRVRDDKQGALSQVDEQIAEKEAQDLHGRLNALQSELAEVESDIERFDENREQAEGTLADAESVLEEYEQRREELDDLESDIEDLREKIQATESERERLADELTEVRDRRAEATERRDALLAEADVDEATTEAVETRIEDLDADIEALRERITDQSVEKQEHDGEAEAAEERADDLEAEAEQNREEAAEVESAVADARDLLAEKREQLDDLAERIESHREAFADAPVAEGEAADHRDQVTNELADVRETRAETEAELSNAEERLAEAESLLEAGKCPECGQPVEGSPHVESIEERREAVEDLEFRLEELREREETVEAKREEAEALAERESTIERLENDRENVAQLVEEKEKSLSEKETQVDRLREEADELEAEAEAKREEAAEAREKATACQEAIAECNQEKAALSERVDRLESLAETIETIADHEERIADLRETRAEKAEVNDERREHLADKRDRRAELQEEFDEDRVEEARGEKGRAESYLEKVEAKLADLREERDRLQNDIGGVTAEIEELEALRERREDLSETVEQLDSLYDEAEQLQEMYGTLRAELRQRNVETLERMLNETFDLVYENDSYSRIELDGEYQLTVYQKDGETLDPDQLSGGERALFNLSLRCAIYRLLAEGIEGAAPMPPLILDEPTVFLDSGHVSQLVALVDEMRSLGVEQILLVSHDEELVGAADDLVRVRKNATTNRSTVERAETADAEILAEADD, from the coding sequence GTGAGATTCGAGCGCGTCCGCCTGGAGAACTTCAAGTGCTACGGTGACGCGGACCTCCACCTCGACCGCGGCGTGACCGTCATCCACGGCCTCAACGGCAGCGGCAAGTCGTCGCTGCTGGAGGCCTGCTTCTTCGCGCTCTACGGCTCGAAGGCGCTGAACAAGACGCTGGACGAGGTGGTGACCATCGGTGCCGACGGCGCTGTCGTGGAACTCTGGTTCACCCACGCCGGGGAGTCCTACCACATCGAGCGCCGCCTGAGCGTCCGCGACGAGCGCACGCACACGACGAAGGCGGTGCTGGAAGGCCCGGAGGGGACCTACGAGGGCGCGACCGACGTGCGCCGCCGCGTCGCGGAACTGCTGCGGATGGACAACGAGGCGTTCGTCAACTGCGCCTACGTCCGCCAGGGCGAGGTGAACAAACTCATCAACGCGTCGCCGTCCCAGCGCCAGGACATGCTCGACGACCTGCTCCAGCTCGGCAAGCTGGAGGACTACCGCGAGCGCGCCAGCCAGGCCCGCGTCGGCGTCGGGCGCGTGCGCGACGACAAACAGGGAGCCCTCTCGCAGGTCGACGAGCAGATAGCCGAGAAGGAGGCCCAGGACCTCCACGGCCGTCTGAACGCCCTGCAGTCCGAACTCGCGGAGGTGGAGTCAGACATCGAGCGCTTCGACGAGAACCGCGAGCAGGCCGAGGGGACGCTGGCCGACGCCGAGTCGGTGCTGGAGGAGTACGAGCAGCGCCGCGAGGAACTCGACGACCTCGAATCGGACATCGAGGACCTGCGCGAGAAGATACAGGCCACCGAAAGCGAGCGCGAGCGCCTGGCAGACGAACTGACCGAGGTCCGCGACCGGCGAGCGGAGGCGACCGAGCGCCGGGACGCCCTCCTCGCAGAGGCAGACGTCGACGAGGCGACGACTGAAGCCGTCGAGACCCGCATCGAGGACCTGGACGCGGATATCGAGGCCCTCCGGGAGCGCATCACGGACCAGAGCGTCGAGAAGCAGGAACACGACGGCGAGGCCGAGGCCGCCGAGGAGCGCGCCGACGACCTGGAGGCGGAGGCCGAACAGAACCGCGAGGAGGCAGCCGAGGTGGAATCGGCCGTCGCCGACGCGCGGGACCTGCTGGCGGAGAAGCGCGAGCAACTGGACGACCTCGCAGAGCGCATCGAGTCCCACCGTGAGGCGTTCGCCGACGCGCCCGTTGCCGAGGGCGAAGCGGCGGACCACCGCGACCAGGTGACCAATGAACTGGCCGACGTCCGCGAGACGCGCGCGGAAACCGAGGCGGAACTGTCGAACGCCGAGGAGCGGCTGGCGGAGGCGGAGTCCCTGCTGGAGGCCGGCAAGTGTCCCGAGTGCGGCCAGCCAGTCGAGGGTTCCCCGCACGTCGAATCTATCGAGGAACGCCGCGAGGCGGTCGAGGACCTGGAATTCAGGCTCGAAGAACTGCGAGAGCGCGAGGAGACGGTCGAAGCCAAGCGCGAGGAGGCCGAGGCCCTGGCCGAGCGAGAATCGACCATCGAGCGCCTGGAGAACGACCGCGAGAACGTCGCACAGCTCGTCGAGGAGAAGGAGAAGTCGCTGTCGGAGAAGGAGACCCAGGTCGACCGGCTCCGCGAGGAGGCCGACGAGCTGGAGGCCGAGGCGGAAGCAAAACGCGAGGAGGCCGCCGAGGCTCGCGAGAAGGCGACCGCCTGTCAGGAGGCTATCGCGGAGTGCAACCAGGAGAAGGCGGCGCTGTCCGAGCGGGTCGACCGGCTGGAGTCGCTGGCCGAGACCATCGAGACCATCGCCGACCACGAGGAGAGAATCGCGGACCTCCGCGAGACGCGCGCGGAGAAGGCGGAGGTCAACGACGAGCGCCGCGAGCACCTGGCGGACAAACGCGACCGGCGGGCCGAACTGCAGGAGGAGTTCGACGAGGACCGCGTCGAGGAAGCCCGCGGCGAGAAGGGGCGTGCGGAATCGTACCTGGAGAAAGTCGAGGCCAAGCTGGCGGACCTGCGCGAGGAGCGCGACAGACTGCAGAACGACATCGGCGGCGTGACGGCCGAAATCGAGGAACTGGAGGCGCTGCGCGAGCGCCGCGAGGACCTTTCGGAGACCGTCGAACAGCTGGACTCCCTGTACGACGAGGCCGAGCAGTTACAGGAGATGTACGGGACGCTGCGGGCCGAACTGCGCCAGCGCAACGTCGAGACGCTGGAGCGGATGCTAAACGAGACGTTCGATCTGGTCTACGAGAACGACTCCTACTCGCGCATCGAACTCGACGGGGAGTACCAGCTGACGGTCTACCAGAAGGACGGCGAGACGCTGGACCCCGACCAGCTCTCGGGCGGCGAGCGCGCGCTGTTCAACCTCAGCCTCCGGTGTGCCATCTACCGGCTGCTCGCGGAGGGCATCGAGGGCGCGGCCCCGATGCCGCCGCTCATCCTCGACGAGCCGACGGTCTTTCTGGACTCCGGACACGTCTCGCAACTGGTCGCGCTTGTCGACGAGATGCGCTCGCTGGGCGTCGAGCAGATTCTGCTCGTCAGCCACGACGAGGAACTGGTCGGCGCAGCCGACGACCTGGTCAGGGTCAGGAAGAACGCCACGACCAACCGCTCGACCGTCGAACGGGCCGAGACGGCAGACGCCGAGATACTGGCCGAAGCCGACGACTGA
- a CDS encoding aryl-sulfate sulfotransferase: MHGGRLPGKSITYLRAFVGLLVLVTVASLGISLVSYDITAAEASTDGPGGTLVATIDGTGPGQIIAYRPNGSVLYQNDSLDLYHDVDPAPTGELTVEYVATYHSTSACEANWCSVDVVERANLSTGEVTRLHTVVDAENGSSDDHDVDRVNESVLLVADINYPDRVYMVNTTTDEVIWEWRVAEDFAPESGGSYPGDWTHLNDVEYLPDGRVMVDVRNQDQVVFVDPGEGLQENWTLGSDGNYSRLREQHNPDYIPASRGGPAVVVADSENSRIVEYQRENGSWSQTWEWADSRVAWPRDADRLPDGRTLVADSHGSRILTVGRNGSVTWSRDFPPGGYDVEILETGDESTGGQSATALGLESGGLAVGWAAPAAALVDLVPPLVLHGLLYALPLWVTPFDGFLIVASAASVLVLILAEAVRLALLRR; the protein is encoded by the coding sequence ATGCACGGCGGGCGACTCCCCGGCAAGTCCATCACGTACCTCCGCGCGTTCGTCGGCCTGCTCGTTCTCGTCACCGTCGCCTCACTGGGCATCTCACTGGTGAGCTACGACATTACCGCCGCCGAGGCGTCGACGGACGGTCCGGGCGGTACGCTCGTCGCGACCATCGACGGGACGGGGCCGGGCCAGATAATCGCCTACCGGCCGAACGGCTCCGTCCTCTACCAGAACGACAGCCTCGACCTGTACCACGACGTCGACCCCGCGCCCACGGGCGAACTGACGGTGGAGTACGTCGCGACCTACCACTCCACCTCTGCCTGCGAGGCCAACTGGTGCTCCGTCGACGTCGTCGAGCGCGCGAACCTGAGCACGGGCGAGGTGACGCGGCTGCACACCGTCGTCGACGCGGAGAACGGGTCCTCCGACGACCACGACGTCGACCGAGTCAACGAGTCGGTCCTCCTCGTGGCAGACATCAACTACCCCGACCGGGTCTACATGGTCAACACGACGACCGACGAGGTAATCTGGGAGTGGCGGGTCGCGGAGGACTTCGCGCCGGAGAGCGGCGGCAGTTACCCCGGCGACTGGACCCACCTCAACGACGTCGAGTACCTCCCGGACGGCCGGGTGATGGTCGACGTCCGCAATCAGGACCAGGTCGTCTTCGTCGACCCCGGCGAGGGACTGCAGGAGAACTGGACGCTCGGGAGCGACGGGAACTACAGCCGGCTCCGCGAGCAGCACAACCCGGACTACATCCCCGCGTCGCGGGGCGGTCCCGCGGTCGTGGTGGCCGACAGCGAGAACAGCCGCATCGTCGAGTACCAGCGCGAGAACGGTTCGTGGTCCCAGACCTGGGAGTGGGCCGACTCCAGGGTCGCCTGGCCCCGCGACGCCGACCGGCTTCCGGACGGGCGGACGCTCGTCGCCGACTCCCACGGGTCGAGAATCCTCACGGTCGGGCGGAACGGCTCGGTCACCTGGTCGCGGGACTTCCCGCCGGGCGGGTACGACGTGGAAATTCTCGAAACGGGCGACGAGAGCACCGGCGGCCAGAGCGCGACGGCGCTGGGGCTGGAGTCGGGCGGCCTCGCGGTCGGCTGGGCGGCGCCGGCGGCCGCGCTCGTGGACCTCGTGCCACCCCTGGTCCTGCACGGCCTGCTGTACGCGCTTCCCCTCTGGGTGACGCCGTTCGACGGGTTCCTCATCGTGGCCTCGGCAGCGAGCGTGCTGGTCCTTATTCTCGCCGAAGCGGTGCGTCTGGCTCTGCTGCGGCGGTGA
- a CDS encoding acyl-CoA dehydrogenase family protein, whose product MDFSPTPEQRQIQEMVEEFVDEEVVPRASDIDATDEFPWDLVEEMADLGLMGMPISEEYGGAGLDYHSYAMALEEISRGSGGLGTIVAAHISLACNMIYEFGNETQKEEYLTPLAEGTEVGAFALSEAGAGSDVPAMDTVAERDGDGYVVNGGKLWISNGSVADTVTLFAKTDPEAGNKGISSFIVRPEEDDGFIVEGTEHKLGDKGCPTAELRFDDMYLPEDRRIGEEGRGFVHALKTLNGGRITIAARSVGIAQAALDEAVSYANDREQFGQRIGDFQAIQHKLADMDTKTAAARMLMHRAADKKIRGERFIKEAAQAKLYASEVSREVANEGIQIHGGYGYTKDFPAERFYRDAKLNEIYEGTSEVLRNTIAAELLD is encoded by the coding sequence ATGGACTTCAGTCCGACACCCGAACAGCGGCAGATTCAGGAGATGGTCGAGGAGTTCGTCGACGAGGAGGTGGTCCCCCGGGCGAGCGACATCGACGCGACCGACGAGTTCCCGTGGGACCTCGTCGAGGAGATGGCCGACCTCGGCCTGATGGGGATGCCGATTTCCGAGGAGTACGGCGGTGCCGGTCTCGACTACCACTCGTACGCGATGGCGCTCGAAGAGATTTCCCGCGGCAGCGGCGGCCTCGGAACCATCGTCGCCGCACACATCTCGCTCGCCTGCAACATGATCTACGAGTTCGGCAACGAGACCCAGAAAGAGGAGTACCTGACGCCGCTGGCCGAAGGGACCGAGGTCGGTGCGTTCGCGCTCTCCGAAGCCGGAGCCGGCAGCGACGTCCCGGCGATGGATACGGTCGCCGAACGCGACGGCGACGGCTACGTCGTCAACGGCGGCAAACTCTGGATTTCCAACGGGAGCGTCGCCGACACGGTCACGCTGTTCGCAAAGACTGACCCCGAGGCCGGCAACAAGGGCATCTCATCCTTCATCGTCCGGCCCGAGGAGGACGACGGCTTCATCGTGGAGGGGACTGAGCACAAACTCGGCGACAAGGGCTGTCCCACCGCGGAACTGCGCTTCGACGACATGTACCTCCCGGAGGACCGCCGCATCGGCGAGGAGGGTCGCGGCTTCGTCCACGCCCTGAAGACGCTCAACGGTGGCCGCATCACCATCGCCGCGCGCTCGGTCGGCATCGCCCAGGCCGCGCTCGACGAGGCGGTGTCCTACGCCAACGACCGCGAGCAGTTCGGCCAGCGCATCGGCGACTTCCAGGCCATCCAGCACAAACTGGCAGACATGGACACCAAGACGGCCGCCGCGCGGATGCTGATGCACCGCGCCGCGGACAAGAAGATCCGCGGCGAGCGCTTCATCAAGGAGGCCGCACAGGCGAAACTCTACGCGTCGGAGGTCTCCCGCGAGGTCGCCAACGAAGGCATCCAGATTCACGGCGGCTACGGCTACACCAAGGACTTCCCGGCAGAGCGCTTCTACCGCGACGCGAAACTCAACGAGATATACGAGGGCACCAGCGAGGTGCTGCGCAACACCATCGCCGCCGAACTACTCGACTGA
- a CDS encoding PadR family transcriptional regulator, translated as MTKFLQSGRRRDVCALLSGDPMQAQALKSRLESHYDERIDPKSFYGALEAMEDAGFVETRTEGIHDVYALTDAGERRLREHYEWLRDQLETESASVE; from the coding sequence ATGACGAAGTTCCTCCAGAGCGGCCGACGCCGGGACGTCTGCGCGCTGCTTTCCGGCGACCCGATGCAGGCCCAGGCGCTGAAATCCCGGCTGGAATCGCACTACGACGAGCGAATCGACCCGAAGTCGTTCTACGGGGCGCTGGAGGCGATGGAAGACGCTGGATTCGTCGAGACCAGAACGGAGGGCATCCACGACGTCTACGCGCTCACGGACGCGGGCGAACGCCGCCTGCGCGAACACTACGAGTGGTTGCGCGATCAGCTAGAAACGGAGAGCGCGTCAGTCGAGTAG
- a CDS encoding DUF4177 domain-containing protein: MSEQKFVYTTHKTEAHGRKLDSIESVINDHAREGWRFVETLERDGTTIGLVFEQER, from the coding sequence GTGAGCGAACAGAAATTCGTCTACACGACGCACAAGACGGAAGCACACGGTCGGAAGCTCGACTCCATCGAGTCGGTCATCAACGACCACGCCAGGGAGGGCTGGCGGTTCGTGGAGACGCTGGAACGCGACGGCACGACCATCGGGCTGGTTTTCGAGCAGGAACGCTAA
- a CDS encoding DUF7111 family protein, whose protein sequence is MTDGETATETETTENGITATYTETETERLLAFEADGRTAAIAQNVEGYAMLKVRPSPDGDELERYYGFDMALDHAAELLGVSKHDLPIPAAAEDLGM, encoded by the coding sequence ATGACTGACGGCGAGACGGCCACGGAGACCGAGACGACCGAAAACGGCATCACCGCGACCTACACCGAGACGGAGACCGAGCGCCTGCTCGCCTTCGAGGCCGACGGCCGGACGGCCGCCATCGCGCAGAACGTCGAGGGCTACGCCATGCTGAAGGTCCGCCCCTCGCCCGACGGCGACGAACTGGAACGGTACTACGGCTTCGACATGGCGCTCGACCACGCCGCGGAACTGCTGGGCGTGTCGAAACACGACCTGCCGATTCCCGCGGCCGCCGAAGATCTAGGTATGTGA
- a CDS encoding universal stress protein has product MYDTILVPTDGSDGTAKTLDHAVEMASRYGADIHALAVVDERQFESLKGDSKYETQMTLEETCERAVARVAERAEEAGIAVERAVRQGVPSQRIVEYAAENAIDVIVMGTHGRSDHERIATVGSVTQRVVENADVPVFVVHIGRDTGWG; this is encoded by the coding sequence ATGTACGACACGATTCTGGTGCCGACCGACGGCAGCGACGGGACAGCCAAGACACTGGACCACGCCGTGGAGATGGCCAGCAGGTACGGGGCCGACATCCACGCGCTCGCAGTGGTCGACGAGCGGCAGTTCGAGTCGCTGAAGGGCGACAGCAAGTACGAGACGCAGATGACACTGGAGGAGACCTGCGAGCGCGCCGTGGCGCGAGTCGCCGAGCGCGCCGAGGAGGCGGGTATCGCCGTCGAGCGGGCCGTCCGCCAGGGCGTCCCCTCACAGCGCATCGTCGAGTACGCCGCCGAGAACGCCATCGACGTCATCGTCATGGGGACACACGGACGCAGCGACCACGAGCGCATCGCGACCGTCGGGTCGGTCACCCAGCGGGTGGTCGAGAACGCCGACGTCCCCGTCTTCGTCGTCCACATCGGCCGGGACACCGGGTGGGGGTGA
- the mre11 gene encoding DNA double-strand break repair protein Mre11 — MTRVIHTGDTHLGYQQYHRPERREDFLRAFQRVAADAVAEGVDAVVHAGDLFHDRRPTLPDIMGALSVLRDLDDADVPFLAIVGNHESKRDAQWLDLFESLGLATRLGPDPVQIGDTAFYGLDFVPRSKRDDLDYDFTDHDAETAALVSHGLFEPFPHGDWDARKILRESDVRFDALLFGDDHKPQTKQVEEPHEAWLTYCGSTERASASEREDRGYNLVTFDSGVDIRRRGLDTREFVFVDVDLGAGEGVERVRERVGQYDMEDAVVVVSIDGEGDPVAPATIEEYADERGALVARVTDHRELTDETETEVSFADPDEAVRERIRDLGLSSAARDLDETIRASKVADANVADTVEDRVADLVDEDDGDAFGTGGESDTGSGGADAAAADAEPDDSSENGAAGENTDSQVTMGDYT, encoded by the coding sequence ATGACACGGGTGATACACACCGGGGACACCCATCTCGGGTACCAGCAGTACCACCGGCCCGAGCGACGCGAGGACTTCCTCCGCGCCTTCCAGCGCGTCGCCGCGGACGCCGTCGCCGAGGGGGTCGACGCCGTCGTCCACGCCGGCGACCTCTTTCACGACCGCCGGCCCACGCTGCCCGACATCATGGGTGCCCTCTCCGTCCTCCGGGACCTCGACGACGCCGACGTCCCATTTCTCGCCATCGTCGGCAACCACGAGTCCAAACGCGACGCCCAGTGGCTCGACCTCTTCGAGTCGCTGGGGCTGGCGACCCGACTCGGTCCCGACCCGGTGCAAATCGGCGACACCGCGTTCTACGGCCTCGATTTCGTCCCGCGCTCGAAACGTGACGACCTCGACTACGACTTTACGGACCACGACGCGGAGACGGCCGCGCTGGTCTCTCATGGGCTCTTCGAGCCGTTCCCCCACGGCGACTGGGACGCCCGCAAGATACTCCGGGAATCTGACGTCCGTTTCGACGCCCTCCTGTTCGGCGACGACCACAAACCCCAGACGAAGCAGGTCGAGGAGCCACACGAGGCGTGGCTGACCTACTGCGGGTCGACCGAACGGGCCAGCGCCAGCGAGCGCGAGGACCGCGGGTACAACCTCGTCACCTTCGACAGCGGCGTGGACATCCGCCGGCGCGGCCTCGACACCCGCGAGTTCGTCTTCGTGGACGTCGACCTGGGCGCTGGCGAGGGCGTCGAGCGGGTCCGCGAACGCGTCGGCCAGTACGATATGGAGGATGCCGTCGTCGTGGTGTCCATCGACGGCGAGGGTGACCCGGTCGCGCCCGCGACGATAGAGGAGTACGCCGACGAGCGGGGCGCACTCGTCGCTCGCGTGACCGACCACCGGGAACTCACGGACGAGACGGAGACGGAGGTGAGTTTCGCGGACCCCGACGAGGCCGTCCGCGAGCGCATCCGTGACCTCGGGCTGAGTTCCGCCGCCCGCGACCTGGACGAGACCATCCGCGCGAGCAAGGTCGCCGACGCCAACGTCGCCGACACCGTCGAGGACCGCGTGGCCGACCTCGTGGACGAGGACGACGGCGACGCGTTCGGCACCGGCGGGGAATCGGATACCGGGTCCGGGGGCGCGGATGCCGCGGCCGCCGACGCAGAACCGGACGATAGTAGCGAGAACGGGGCTGCCGGGGAGAACACCGACAGCCAGGTCACGATGGGGGACTACACGTGA
- a CDS encoding 3-hydroxyacyl-CoA dehydrogenase family protein: MRTLSDIRTVGIVGAGQMGSGIAQVAATREYDVVVRDVDQQHIDSAMDTIERNLQRAVSRDRITESEADTALGRVSATVDMADLASADVVVETVVEDMAVKQEVFAELDDLTDEDVVLATNTSTLSITSIGAATERPDRVVGIHFMNPVPLMDGVEVVAGERTSEDTVAFAHEFAESLDKTTWESDDKPGFVVNRVLIPWINEAIRAFDEGVASRNDIDNGLKLGTNVPMGPLELADFVGLDVVLDASETLHAELGDRYKPAYLLKRKVEAGDLGRKTGAGFYEYD; this comes from the coding sequence ATGCGGACTCTCTCTGACATCAGAACCGTGGGTATCGTCGGTGCGGGACAGATGGGGAGTGGCATCGCGCAGGTTGCGGCGACGCGCGAGTACGACGTCGTCGTGCGAGACGTCGACCAGCAACACATCGACAGTGCCATGGACACCATCGAGCGGAACCTCCAGCGGGCCGTCTCGCGAGACCGCATCACCGAGTCCGAAGCCGACACCGCACTCGGCCGCGTCTCGGCCACCGTCGACATGGCCGACCTCGCCAGTGCGGACGTCGTCGTCGAGACCGTCGTCGAGGACATGGCCGTCAAACAGGAGGTCTTCGCCGAACTCGACGACCTCACCGACGAGGACGTGGTCCTCGCCACGAACACGAGTACTCTCTCGATTACGAGTATCGGCGCGGCGACGGAGCGCCCCGACCGGGTCGTCGGCATCCACTTCATGAACCCCGTCCCGCTGATGGACGGCGTCGAGGTCGTCGCCGGTGAGCGCACGAGCGAAGATACTGTTGCCTTCGCCCACGAGTTCGCCGAATCACTCGACAAGACGACCTGGGAGTCCGACGACAAGCCGGGCTTCGTCGTCAACCGGGTGCTCATACCGTGGATAAACGAGGCGATTCGGGCGTTCGACGAGGGTGTCGCCTCCCGAAACGACATCGACAACGGGCTGAAACTGGGGACGAACGTCCCGATGGGACCGCTGGAACTGGCCGACTTCGTCGGGCTCGACGTGGTACTGGATGCCAGCGAGACGCTGCACGCAGAACTCGGCGACCGCTACAAGCCGGCCTACCTGCTCAAACGCAAGGTGGAGGCGGGCGACCTCGGCCGCAAGACCGGGGCCGGCTTCTACGAGTACGACTGA
- a CDS encoding MarR family transcriptional regulator produces the protein MSASETATADASGEGGWEAVRDLPPSAKLVAKVLEYNDTLTQSQLADETMLPARTVRYALSRLEEVGVVDSRFSFADARKRIYTLTIE, from the coding sequence ATGAGCGCATCCGAGACGGCGACGGCCGATGCCAGCGGGGAGGGCGGCTGGGAGGCCGTTCGCGACCTTCCGCCGAGCGCCAAGCTGGTCGCAAAGGTCCTTGAGTACAACGACACGCTGACCCAGAGTCAACTCGCCGACGAGACGATGCTGCCGGCCCGGACGGTCCGGTACGCACTCAGCCGCCTGGAGGAGGTCGGCGTCGTCGACTCCCGCTTCTCCTTCGCTGACGCGCGCAAGCGCATCTACACACTGACCATCGAGTAA
- the pan1 gene encoding proteasome-activating nucleotidase Pan1: MSDTVDDVELPYDEGASQQEKIEALQERLEVLEAQNEEMRDKLLDANAENNKYQQKLERLTHENKKLKQSPLFVATVQELTDEGVIIKQHGNNQEALTEVTDEMREDLEPDSRVAVNNSLSIVKSLDDETDVRARVMQVDQSPEVTYGDIGGIQDQIEEVRETVEMPLKNPGMFEDVGIDPPAGVLLHGPPGTGKTMLAKAVANQTDATFIKMAGSELVHKFIGEGAKLVRDLFELARQHEPAVIFIDEIDAIAAKRTESKTSGDAEVQRTMMQLLSEMDGFEDRGEIRIIAATNRFDMLDRAILRPGRFDRLIEVPKPDETGREQIFKIHTRSMNVADDVDFAKLADMAEHASGADVKAVCTEAGMFAIREDRTEVRMEDFVNAYEKIQQEDEDDDVSRTFA; this comes from the coding sequence ATGAGTGACACTGTGGACGACGTCGAGCTGCCTTACGACGAAGGCGCGTCCCAGCAGGAGAAGATAGAGGCGCTCCAGGAGCGGCTGGAGGTCCTCGAAGCACAGAACGAGGAGATGCGGGACAAGCTCCTCGACGCAAACGCCGAGAACAACAAGTACCAGCAGAAACTGGAGCGGCTGACCCACGAGAACAAGAAGCTCAAGCAGTCCCCGCTGTTCGTGGCGACGGTCCAGGAACTGACCGACGAGGGCGTCATCATCAAACAGCACGGCAACAACCAGGAGGCCCTGACCGAGGTCACAGACGAGATGCGCGAGGACCTCGAACCCGACTCCCGGGTCGCGGTGAACAACTCGCTGTCCATCGTGAAGTCGCTGGACGACGAGACGGACGTCCGCGCTCGCGTCATGCAGGTCGACCAGAGTCCGGAGGTCACCTATGGCGACATCGGCGGCATCCAGGACCAGATTGAGGAGGTCCGCGAGACCGTCGAGATGCCGCTGAAGAACCCCGGCATGTTCGAGGACGTGGGCATCGACCCGCCGGCCGGCGTCCTGCTGCACGGCCCGCCCGGCACCGGGAAGACGATGCTGGCGAAAGCGGTCGCCAACCAGACCGACGCCACCTTCATCAAGATGGCCGGCTCCGAACTCGTCCACAAGTTCATCGGCGAGGGCGCGAAACTCGTCCGTGACCTGTTCGAACTCGCCCGCCAGCACGAGCCCGCCGTCATCTTCATCGACGAAATCGACGCCATCGCGGCCAAGCGGACGGAGTCGAAGACCTCGGGCGACGCCGAGGTCCAGCGGACGATGATGCAACTGCTCTCGGAGATGGACGGCTTCGAGGACCGCGGCGAGATCCGCATCATCGCGGCCACCAACCGCTTCGACATGCTCGACCGCGCCATCCTCCGGCCCGGTCGTTTCGACCGCCTCATCGAGGTGCCCAAGCCCGACGAGACGGGTCGCGAGCAGATATTCAAGATCCACACGCGCTCGATGAACGTCGCCGACGACGTGGACTTCGCGAAACTGGCCGACATGGCCGAGCATGCTTCCGGTGCCGACGTGAAGGCCGTCTGCACGGAGGCCGGCATGTTCGCCATCCGCGAGGACCGCACCGAGGTCCGCATGGAGGACTTCGTCAACGCCTACGAGAAGATACAGCAGGAAGACGAGGACGACGACGTCTCGCGGACCTTCGCGTAG